A genomic window from Pyxicephalus adspersus chromosome 2, UCB_Pads_2.0, whole genome shotgun sequence includes:
- the LOC140324837 gene encoding C-reactive protein-like, translating to MFIFPKETNTAHVILKPTVTKPLQKVSVCLNSYTDLSRRYSLFSIATPGKDNAFLIYPEPPNICSIYINQAISNIRIDPGSLGWMNLCVTWDSNTGEVHLWINGRHYPGGVLMKGTSIAAEASILLGQDQDTFGGGFDASQSFVGEISDVNMWDKVLTPEDIQKAISGDLHGNLIIWKSLVYEIKGDVLVQEKLQLPSASSSNVYIRLIVTISIIPGSSSVTGIIMVR from the exons ATGTTTATCTTCCCAAAAGAAACCAACACAGCTCATGTCATTCTAAAACCTACAGTTACAAAACCATTGCAGAAAGTCAGTGTCTGTCTAAATTCTTACACAGACCTCTCACGTCGCTATTCTCTTTTCTCTATTGCTACGCCTGGGAAGGACAATGCTTTCCTAATCTACCCAGAGCCTCCAAACATCTGCTCCATATATATAAACCAGGCAATTAGCAATATTAGGATAGACCCGGGGTCCTTAGGCTGGATGAACCTCTGTGTGACCTGGgactccaacactggagaagtcCATCTTTGGATCAACGGGAGACACTACCCAGGAGGAGTCCTAATGAAAGGGACTTCTATTGCAGCTGAAGCCAGCATTCTACTAGGACAAGACCAAGATACTTTTGGTGGAGGGTTTGATGCTTCTCAGTCATTTGTTGGGGAAATAAGTGATGTCAATATGTGGGATAAAGTCCTGACACCGGAAGACATACAGAAGGCCATCTCTGGTGATCTCCATGGAAATCTCATTATTTGGAAATCTCTAGTCTATGAAATTAAAGGAGACGTTCTCGTCCAGGAGAAACTTCAAC tacCTTCAGCTAGCTCATCCAATGTGTACATCCGGCTAATAGTAACGATCTCCATTATTCCTGGGTCTTCCAGTGTTACTGGTATTATTATGGTACGCTAA